The window GAGCACGGCATCGCGGGCACCTGGGAGGCCCGGGAGCGCGTCGTCGTCGCGCTGACCGGCGGACCGGAGGGCGAGACGCTGCTGCGCCGCGGCGCGCGTATCGCGGCCCGCAGCTCGGGCGGCGAGCTGCTGGCGGTGCACGTGAGCAGCCAGGACGGCCTCCGCGAGGCGGCGCCCGGGGTGCTGGCGAATCAGCGCGCGCTCGTGGAGCAGCTGGGCGGGAGCTACCACCAGGTGGTCGGCGACGACATCCCGCGCGCCCTGGTCGAGTTCGCACGCGGCGAGAGCGCCACGCAGCTGGTGATCGGCGTCTCGCGGCGGAGCCGGCTGTCGGCGCTGCTGACCGGGCCGGGGATCGGCGCGACCGTGATCCGCGAATCCGGCGACATCGACGTGCACATCGTGTCGCACGCGCGCGCCGGCGGCCGGTTCTCGCTCCCCCGGCCGCGCGGAGGGCTCACGGTGCGGCGCCGGGTCTACGGTTTCCTGCTCGCCCTCATCGGGGGCCCGCTGCTGACGCTGCTGCTGACGAGCGTCCGCTCCGGGGAGTCGATGACGGCGGACGTGCTCAGCTACCAGCTGCTCGTCGTCGTGGTCGCGCTCGTCGGCGGCATCTGGCCCGCGCTGTTCGCCGCGCTCCTGTCGGGGCTCACCCTCGACTTCTTCTTCGTCGACCCGCTCTACACGATCACCGTCGGGGAGCCCCTGCACCTGCTGGCGCTCATCCTGTTCGTCATCATCGCGGCGCTGGTCAGCCTGGTGGTCGACCAAGCCGCGCGGCGGTCGCGGGCGGCGCTGCGGGCGGCGGCCGAGGCGGAGCTGCTGGCGACCGTCGCCGGCGGGGTGATCCGCGGCGAGGATGCGGTGCAAGCGCTGGTCACCCGCACCCGCGAGGCCTTCGGGCTCGGTGGGGTGCGGCTGGTGCTGCACGGGGCGGACGGCGCGGATGAGGTGCTCGCGAGCGACGGAGACGCACCGCTGTCGGAACCGGCTCAGCGGCTGCCGGTGCGGACCGGCCAGGAGTCGCGCGCGGGCGAGGCGCGCGGCGGCCCGGAGGGCCGGGTCTTCCTCGAACTGCGCGGCCGCGACCTCGAGGCCGGGGACCGACGGCTCCTGTCGGCGATCGTCGCGCAGCTGGAGGCGGCATTGGAGCACCGCGAGCTCACCGCGGCGGCCGCGGAGCTCGCCCCGCTGGCGGAAGCCGACCGGGTCCGCACGGCCCTGCTCGCCGCTGTCGGGCACGACCTGCGGCGTCCGCTCGCCGCCGCGACCGCCGCGGTCACCACGCTCCGCCAGTCGGATCTGACGTTGAGCGACGAGGACCGGGAGGCGCTGCTCGAGACGGCGGAGGACAGCCTCCAGGGACTCGCCGGGCTCGTCACCGACCTGCTCGACGCCAGCCGGGTGCAGGCGGGCGTGCTCGCGGTGTCCCTCGCCCCGACGGAGCTCGACGACGTGATCCTGCCCGCCCTCGACGAACTGGGCGTCGGGCCGGGCGACGTGGAGCTCGACCTCTCCCCCGACGTGCCGCCACTGCTGGCGGACGGCGTGCTGCTGCAGCGGGTGCTCGTGAACCTGCTCGGCAACGCCCTCCGCTACAGCCCCGAGGGCGCCCGCCCGGTGCTCGCAGCGAGCGAGTTCGCGGGCACGGTGCAGCTGCGGGTCGTCGACCGCGGACCCGGCATCCCGGCCGAGCGCCGGGAGGCGGTGTTCGCGCCGTTCCAGCGCCTGTCGGACACGGACAACGATTCGGGCATCGGGCTCGGCCTCGCGCTGTCGAAGGGCTTCGTCGAGGGGATGGGCGGCACGCTCGACGTCGAGGACACTCCCGGCGGCGGCCTCACCATGGTCGTGTCGCTGCCGGCGGCGAAGGGGGACGAGTGAAGATCCTGATCGCGGACGACGACCCGCAGATCCTGCGCGCCCTGCGCATCCTTCTCGCCGCCCGCGGCTACGACGTGCTCACCGCGCGCACCGGCGCGGAGGCCCTGTCTGTCGCCGTGGACGAGCATCCGGACCTGGTGATGCTCGACCTGGGGATGCCGCAGCTGAACGGCATCGAGGTGATCGAGGGACTGCGCGGCTGGAGCAGCGTCCCCATCCTCGTCGTCTCGGGACGCACCGGCTCCGGCGACAAGGTGGATGCGCTCGACGCGGGAGCGGACGACTACGTCACGAAGCCCTTCGCCGCCGACGAGCTGCTGGCCCGCATCCGCGCCCTCACCCGCCGGCAGACGTCCGCCACGGACGAGCCGGTCGTCGCCTTCGGGGACGTGACGGTCGACCTGGCCGCCCGCCAGGTCACCCGCCGTGGGGACGACGGCGCGGTGCACCCGGTGCGGCTGACGCCGACCGAGTGGCAGATCCTCGAGGTGCTGCTGCGCAACCCGCGGCGGTTGGTCACGCGGCAGTCGCTGCTGACCCAGGTGTGGGGACCGCAGTACACGAAGGACACCGGCTACCTGCGGCTGTACCTCGCGCAGCTGCGGAAGAAGCTGGAGCCGGAGCCGTCACGCCCGCGCTACCTGCTGACCGAGCCCGG is drawn from Leifsonia shinshuensis and contains these coding sequences:
- a CDS encoding ATP-binding protein; this encodes MPRGRLRVMLGAAPGVGKTFAMLEEGERLRGLGTDVVVAVVETHGRAATAALLDGQEVVPRRLVEHRGVTLSELDLDAVLARHPQVALVDELAHTNAPGSDHDKRWQDVETLLDAGIDVISTVNIQHIESLNDVVEQITGVPQRETIPDAVLRRADRIELVDLAPQALRDRLAEGVVYPAARVDAALSNYFRLGNLTALRELALLWLADEVDSALQQYRAEHGIAGTWEARERVVVALTGGPEGETLLRRGARIAARSSGGELLAVHVSSQDGLREAAPGVLANQRALVEQLGGSYHQVVGDDIPRALVEFARGESATQLVIGVSRRSRLSALLTGPGIGATVIRESGDIDVHIVSHARAGGRFSLPRPRGGLTVRRRVYGFLLALIGGPLLTLLLTSVRSGESMTADVLSYQLLVVVVALVGGIWPALFAALLSGLTLDFFFVDPLYTITVGEPLHLLALILFVIIAALVSLVVDQAARRSRAALRAAAEAELLATVAGGVIRGEDAVQALVTRTREAFGLGGVRLVLHGADGADEVLASDGDAPLSEPAQRLPVRTGQESRAGEARGGPEGRVFLELRGRDLEAGDRRLLSAIVAQLEAALEHRELTAAAAELAPLAEADRVRTALLAAVGHDLRRPLAAATAAVTTLRQSDLTLSDEDREALLETAEDSLQGLAGLVTDLLDASRVQAGVLAVSLAPTELDDVILPALDELGVGPGDVELDLSPDVPPLLADGVLLQRVLVNLLGNALRYSPEGARPVLAASEFAGTVQLRVVDRGPGIPAERREAVFAPFQRLSDTDNDSGIGLGLALSKGFVEGMGGTLDVEDTPGGGLTMVVSLPAAKGDE
- a CDS encoding response regulator; its protein translation is MKILIADDDPQILRALRILLAARGYDVLTARTGAEALSVAVDEHPDLVMLDLGMPQLNGIEVIEGLRGWSSVPILVVSGRTGSGDKVDALDAGADDYVTKPFAADELLARIRALTRRQTSATDEPVVAFGDVTVDLAARQVTRRGDDGAVHPVRLTPTEWQILEVLLRNPRRLVTRQSLLTQVWGPQYTKDTGYLRLYLAQLRKKLEPEPSRPRYLLTEPGMGYRFTPDGDAEAAAPAP